From Pyrenophora tritici-repentis strain M4 chromosome 1, whole genome shotgun sequence, the proteins below share one genomic window:
- a CDS encoding GTPase SAR1 and related small G protein produces the protein MANLFRRIYDWLLRLFWATEMDITMIGLQNAGKTSLLRVLAGGEFTVDSIPTVGFNMKRVQKGHVTLKCWDLGGQPRFRSMWERYCRGVNAIVFIVDSADKEALPVAGEELKLLLEKPALEGIPLLVLGNKSDLPNKLSVDELIEALDLKSVSHREVSCYGISAKEETNLDAVLQWLIARASK, from the exons ATGGCGAATCTCTTCCGCCGCATCTACGACTGGCTGCTCCGCCTGTTCTG GGCGACCGAGATGGACATCACCATGATCGGTTTGCAGAATGCTGGCAAGACTTCACTCCTCCGAGTTCTGGCG GGAGGAGAGTTCACGGTCGA CTCCATCCCCACCGTGGGCTTCAATATGAAGCGCGTCCAGAAAGGTCATGTAACCTTGAAGTG TTGGGATCTCGGGGGCCAGCCTAGGTTTCGTTCCATGTGGGAGCGGTACTGCCGTGGTGTAAATGCCATTGT GTTCATCGTCGACTCGGCCGACAAGGAGGCCTTGCCAGTCGCTGGCGAGGAGCTGAAGCTGCTCTTGGAGAAACCTGCCTTGGAAGGCATCCCTCTTCTCGTGCTGGGCAACAAGTCAGACTTGCCCAACAAGCTTTCCGTCGACGAGCTGATCGAGGCCCTGGACCTGAAGTCGGTGTCCCACCGAGAGGTGAGCTGCTACGGCATCAGCGCAAAGGAAGAGACCAACCTCGACGCTGTTCTCCAGTGGTTGATTGCCCGTGCCAGCAAGTAA
- a CDS encoding Exo-endo-phos domain containing protein, whose amino-acid sequence MVLEASQSPSSLRVISLNCWGLKFISTLRNERLTEIGVQIAAASPRPDIVGLQECWTQQDYNVIREKTQHILPYGKFYHSGIFGGGLVILSRWPIIESNMVRYPLNGRPAAFYRGDWFVGKGVACARIQMGPSPRDIAEVFCTHLHAPYEAEPHDSYICHRTAQAWEITKLMRGAAERGHLVIGMGDFNMVPLSLAHRIIETHSPVRDVWRILHPESSIGAAKDKVEQLRGVPMPSAQFNMTVNGATCDSELNSWRWNKQQQKRLTKGENVQIDPAVPDPNAKRLDYVFFSSGRYHNPETKEETAEWELKEANVGMEMRHPTLHCSLSDHFSVEATLTRSVVAPSAVELPPSALPERYLPIEIYDEILATTLKYQVRERIQRKLRIGHFFYQLSVSIGCLIGVWWAPRNYVAFILMLLSTVGLSVGVIDGLMGFLFVGSEIRALKEFEWEVRNTRERALAKAKAAKTSSEGR is encoded by the exons ATGGTTTTAGAGGCCTCTCAATCTCCCTCTAGTTTGAGGGTCATATCTCTCAATTGCTGGGGTCTCAAGTTCATCTCTACCCTCCGCAACGAACGTCTCACAGAAATTGGAGTTCAGATCGCCGCTGCAAGCCCCCGGCCAGACATTGTCGGCTTGCAGGAATGTTGGACACAACAAGACTACAATGTTATTCGGGAAAAGACACAACACATACTGCCCTACGGAAAGTTCTACCACAGCGGAATCTTCGGCGGTGGGCTTGTTATACTATCACGATGGCCAATTATCGAAAGCAACATGGTGCGGTATCCACTAAATGGCCGGCCTGCTGCATTCTACCGTGGAGATTGGTTTGTAGGTAAGGGCGTCGCATGCGCGAGGATACAAATGGGGCCTTCGCCGAGAGATATTGCTGAAGTGTTTTGCACACAT CTCCACGCCCCATACGAAGCAGAACCGCACGACTCCTACATATGTCACCGGACAGCACAAGCATGGGAGATTACCAAGCTTATGCGAGGAGCAGCCGAGCGGGGACATCTCGTCATTGGCATGGGCGACTTCAACATGGTGCCCCTATCTCTCGCGCACCGCATCATCGAAACGCATTCACCTGTCCGAGACGTATGGCGCATACTCCACCCCGAGTCCTCGATTGGCGCCGCCAAGGATAAAGTCGAACAATTACGCGGCGTACCGATGCCATCTGCGCAGTTCAACATGACCGTAAATGGAGCGACGTGCGATAGCGAACTGAACTCGTGGCGGTGGAACAAGCAACAGCAGAAGCGTCTTACCAAAGGTGAGAATGTGCAAATAGATCCTGCCGTGCCAGACCCGAACGCGAAGCGACTTGATTATGTCTTCTTTAGCAGCGGAAGATACCACAATCCAGAGACAAAGGAGGAGACTGCAGAGTGGGAGCTCAAGGAAGCAAACGTAGGTATGGAGATGCGCCATCCCACGCTACACTGCTCGCTCAGCGATCATTTCTCCGTGGAGGCAACCTTGACGAGGAGTGTTGTTGCGCCCTCCGCCGTTGAACTGCCTCCTTCGGCACTACCTGAACGCTACCTGCCCATTGAGATCTACGACGAGATTTTGGCGACGACACTCAAGTACCAAGTTCGGGAACGTATACAGCGTAAGCTACGCATAGGCCACTTCTTCTACCAGCTATCCGTTTCCATCGGGTGTCTCATCGGCGTATGGTGGGCACCGAGGAACTACGTTGCCTTCATACTGATGCTGTTGAGCACTGTCGGGCTCAGCGTAGGCGTCATTGATGGATTGATGGGCTTCTTGTTTGTTGGTAGTGAGATCAGAGCACTCAAAGAGTTTGAGTGGGAGGTCAGGAATACCAGAGAGCGGGCACTGGCAAAGGCAAAGGCGGCAAAGACGAGCTCGGAGGGGAGATGA
- a CDS encoding TAF61, Transcription initiation factor TFIID: MADSQPQQASGGQQAQQLLRPDDILKLQCLPDDEKQKYRLIMQNFWTICNQHQQGSPENTNARQKLAEWSQKFITRERSFRAKMKAQQQQRNQNQGQAGQSNATGQQNQNAAKQEGAQALNRGADGVAGPANQQNQGQQPPAQGQNPGRGQVDPAIIKHVQEFPMQGPMNGPAPGTPEYEAKIKEYRTGYLNMLAKQASLGDNRRKLLQQLSDRQAKGEEIPQELLLMRAKFEKEHATMASQIEKFRSMQKSWKEEPPHSQTMPANQMPQFAQGQQQQNFHQQQRPQINPMQANQHQQSHSPHPQSATSNAPGPPVPLSHQAAVSAANRSYTDPQRTNTPMQQGGQGGNFGNREREQLNNPKMPIPRHLNVAQPLPVHMGQARPTMGGPTNGAPGPMGQPVIPRPPPFQLEGEGDRVLSKRKLDELVRQVTGGSEEALTPEAEEAVLQLADDFVDNLISNACKLSKLRDSPQLDIRDIQVILERNYNIRIPGYASDEVRTVRKIVPAQGWAAKMNAVNAAKVMGGKTDF; encoded by the exons ATGGCCGATTCGCAGCCACAGCAGGCCAGCGGCGGCCAGCAAGCCCAACAGCTGCTACGACCCGACGATATACTCAAGCTGCAGTGCCTTCCCGATGACGAGAAGCAAAAGTACCGCTTGATTATGCAGAACTTTTGGACCATCTGCAACCAACACCAGCAAGGCAGCCCCGAGAACACCAAtgcacgccagaagctggCAGAATGGTCGCAGAAATTCATCACGCGCGAACGTTCATTCCGCGCCAAGATGAAAGCACAGCAACAACAGCGAAACCAAAACCAAGGACAGGCCGGCCAATCGAATGCGACGGGCCAACAGAATCAGAACGCTGCTAAGCAGGAAGGCGCACAGGCTCTTAACAGAGGTGCTGATGGCGTCGCAGGACCGGCTAACCAACAAAACCAAGGACAACAGCCTCCTGCCCAAGGCCAGAACCCAGGCCGCGGCCAAGTCGATCCTGCCATCATCAAGCACGTTCAGGAATTCCCCATGCAGGGGCCCATGAATGGACCTGCGCCCGGGACACCCGAGTACGAGGCCAAGATAAAAGAATACAGGACTGGCTATCTCAACATGCTGGCTAAGCAGGCCTCTTTGGGCGATAACAGGCGCAAGCTTCTCCAACAGCTGAGTGACCGGCAGGCCAAAGGAGAAGAGATACCCCAGGAACTGCTTTTGATGAGGGCTAAGTTCGAGAAGGAGCATGCTACTATGGCGAGCCAGATTGAAAAGTTTAGGAGCATGCAGAAGTCATGGAAGGAGGAGC CGCCTCACTCGCAAACGATGCCTGCCAACCAGATGCCGCAGTTTGCACAAggacaacagcagcagaaCTTTCACCAGCAACAGCGCCCTCAGATCAATCCCATGCAAGCCAATCAACACCAGCAGAGCCACTCGCCGCATCCCCAATCGGCCACATCGAACGCGCCAGGTCCGCCAGTACCGCTGTCTCACCAAGCCGCTGTGAGCGCCGCGAACCGATCGTACACCGACCCTCAGCGCACAAATACACCTATGCAGCAAGGCGGACAAGGCGGCAACTTTGGCAACCGTGAGCGTGAGCAGCTCAACAACCCCAAGATGCCTATTCCGCGCCATCTGAACGTGGCTCAACCGCTACCTGTGCATATGGGCCAGGCTCGACCAACCATGGGCGGTCCCACCAACGGCGCACCAGGACCAATGGGTCAGCCCGTCATCCCGCGTCCTCCACCCTTCCAGCTCGAAGGTGAAGGCGACCGCGTGCTCAGCAAGCGCAAGCTAGACGAGCTCGTTCGCCAAGTCACAGGCGGCTCAGAGGAAGCCCTAACCCCAGAAGCCGAAGAA GCTGTCCTCCAACTCGCAGACGACTTCGTCGACAATCTCATTAGCAACGCTTGCAAGTTGTCTAAACTCCGTGACTCGCCTCAACTTGACATCCGCGATATTCAGGTCATCCTCGAGCGCAACTATAATATTCGTATTCCCGGTTATGCGTCGGATGAAGTGAGGACTGTGCGCAAGATTGTGCCGGCACAGGGTTGGGCTGCTAAGATGAACGCAGTCAATGCTGCCAAGGTCATGGGTGGGAAGACGGACTTCTAG